TCGCGATTCCCGAATTTGCCCGAAACGTGCTGCCTTGGGGGACTACCACCGTGGTTGCCGATCCCCATGAAATCGCGAACGTCCTCGGAGTTGCAGGAATCAGGTACATTTTGGATTCCAGCGAAGGACTGCCTTTAAGGGTCTTTGTGATGTTTCCGTCCTGTGTGCCGGCAACTCCTTTTGAAACCTCCGGAGCTGAATTGCTCCATTCGGATATGGAACCTTTCAGAGATCATCCGAGAATTCTCGGTTTGGCTGAAATGATGAACTTCCCGGGATTGATTGCGGCCGATCCTGAAATCTTGAAGAAAATTGAGGTATTTCGTGACAAAGTCCTGGACGGACATGCTCCGGGACTTTCCGGAAAAGGGCTAGCCGCGTATGTCGCTGCAGGAATCGGTTCCGATCATGAATGCACCACTGTGGAAGAAGCCCGGGAAAAACTGCGCATGGGCATACACATTATGATCAGAGAGGGATCCGCGGCAAAGAATTTGGATTCCTTGCTTCCGCTGGTGAATAATCTAAATTCACGAAACTGTTTCTTTGTCACAGACGATCTCGATCCGGAAGACATCATGGAAAAGGGACATCTCAATAATCTTGTCCGAACTGCTGTTGGAAAAGGCCTGGACCCTGTGCGGGCAATCCAAATGGCGAGTTTGAATCCTGCCTCATACTTCCGTTTGAAAGGACTCGGCGCGGTCGCCCCCGGTTACACGGCCGATCTGCTGATTCTGAAAGACTTGACCGATTTCAAAGTTCTTCAGGTGTATCATTCCGGAAAGTTGGTTGCGCAAGATGGCGGAATCATAGAATCTCCCATGGCTCTGGAACGGGTCCAACTCGCTCCGACAGTGAAAGTTGACTGGAACAGCGTGCAAGACTTCTCCATCGAAGCTCGAGGCAGCTCGGTGAACATTATTGAAGTAGTGCCCGATCAAATTGTGACTCGCCGTGTTGTGGAACCCGCGCCAATCATGAACGGGAAAGTGGTCGCAGATACATCGAGGGACATCCTCAAGGTTGCCGTGATTGAACGTCACAAAGGCACAGGAGCGTTCTCTGTAGGCTTGATCCGCGGATTCGGGCTGGAATGCGGAGCCATCTCGAGCACGGTCGCGCACGATTCCCACAATATTATAGTCGTGGGGGCTTCGGATGAGGATATGATGCTTGCCGCACGCGAAGCAGTGGCAATGGGCGGGGGAATGACTACCGTGAAGAATGGCAACATCGTAGCGCGCTTGCCGCTCCCTATTGCAGGTTTGATGTCCGACGAGGACATCGATACTGTTCGCTCCGAATTGGAATCTCTCGTCCATTCGGTCAAAGGATTGGGGTGTACTCTCCACAATCCTTTCGCAACCTTATCGTTCATGGCGCTCACACCAATCCCTGAGATAAAGATTACGGATCAGGGACTCTTCGATTCAGTGAACTTCCGGTTTATCTCGCTTTTCGCGGATTCATGATGTGAGATTGATACGGACCTGAGATCGAGATAGTTCTCATTAAGGCG
The sequence above is a segment of the Desulfomonile tiedjei DSM 6799 genome. Coding sequences within it:
- the ade gene encoding adenine deaminase, with amino-acid sequence MNTADRIAAALGNEPADLLLKNGKLVNVFSGEIHPASVAIKDGLVVGFGDYTAKETVDLDGKYICPGFIDGHLHLESSMLAIPEFARNVLPWGTTTVVADPHEIANVLGVAGIRYILDSSEGLPLRVFVMFPSCVPATPFETSGAELLHSDMEPFRDHPRILGLAEMMNFPGLIAADPEILKKIEVFRDKVLDGHAPGLSGKGLAAYVAAGIGSDHECTTVEEAREKLRMGIHIMIREGSAAKNLDSLLPLVNNLNSRNCFFVTDDLDPEDIMEKGHLNNLVRTAVGKGLDPVRAIQMASLNPASYFRLKGLGAVAPGYTADLLILKDLTDFKVLQVYHSGKLVAQDGGIIESPMALERVQLAPTVKVDWNSVQDFSIEARGSSVNIIEVVPDQIVTRRVVEPAPIMNGKVVADTSRDILKVAVIERHKGTGAFSVGLIRGFGLECGAISSTVAHDSHNIIVVGASDEDMMLAAREAVAMGGGMTTVKNGNIVARLPLPIAGLMSDEDIDTVRSELESLVHSVKGLGCTLHNPFATLSFMALTPIPEIKITDQGLFDSVNFRFISLFADS